Part of the Zingiber officinale cultivar Zhangliang chromosome 8A, Zo_v1.1, whole genome shotgun sequence genome, AGTTACTTACATAATGTTGGGGAGTtgaattatcattaataattattattattataaaatttaagaGTAGCCGATCATCACATAAACAAACCCCTCCCttatttaatttcttattcaagtcaaatttgatcatCGCTGACGTCACGATAACACAACCACCACAAAATTCTTTTTTTTCCCAGCGTTACGAGCGTAGTTCACCAACGTTTGAAATCATCAATGAACGGTTCGCCTCCGGTTCAATCCTCTTGCAAGCCAGTTCATTTTTGAAACATTTTgcgatttttttaaaatatattactcGTGGGGGACAAAAAAAAGGCGAGGGCAAAGAGGGACGAGAAGAGGAGACCGTCACCGGTGGAAGAATCCGGTTTGTTGCTCCGACTCATCGGTCTCGTACCCGTAATCATCGAGAAGCGTCGACCCCTCGTGCTCGAACCGCTCGATGCGCGACACCAGCTTCAGAATCTCGTCGTCCGCCTGGAATCCGAGGCAATCCTTTACGGTCAACGTTTCCAGCTTCCGGCAGCCGCCGATGACCACCAACAGCTCGTCCTTGGTCAAGTAGGACTTGCTCAACTCCAGGTGCTTCAGCTCCGGCAGGCACCGCGCCAGGGCCTTGGCGTCCTCGCGCCCGATTAGCCCGCGCACCTTCAACCCGACGAACCGCGGGCAGTTACGGCCGATCTCGGCGACCGCCTCCAGGAACGAGGAGGGCTTGGTCTCCATCTCCAGATGCTCCAGATCCTTCCACCGCCGCACCAGCTCCGGGATGCGAAGGTCGTCCTCCAGCATCAGGTTGTCCGGCAAAGCCAGCGCCTTCAATCTCGGGCATCTGCGCTAATAACCGATGAGCAAATTCGTCGAACAGGTAGTGAGCGATGAGGGCGACGAAACCAGAAGGAGGCGTAGACTCACTTGACAGAGGCATAGGCGAGGTCGTGGATGGAGACGGCAGAGGAGAGGGGGAAGGCGAGTTGGTCGACGACGCCCCGGGAGCGGTGGAGAGCGAAACGGAGGAAGGCGGAGAAGGAGAGGGGGGAGTGGAGGCGGTAGCGGAGCGCAAAGGCGCGGGAGAAAGGGCTCCAGGGCGTGAAATCGAGGGAGCGGAAGTTGAGGCGGCGCCAGCAGCTAGGGTCGAGGGAGGCGCGGTACCAGGACTTGCAGACGAAGGGGACGGCGACGGCGAGATCTCCGATGGCGAGGCGGCGGAAGATATTGATGAGGCAATCGGCCTGCATCTCGTCCCAGCGCCGATCCCCTTCCTCTTCCACTGCTGCCTTCAACATGTTCGATGAAAGGTGTGACAGGGAAGGCGAGGAAACGAAAACCATATCGGGTCGCCTGTCGGCAACaccggtcttgtttgggcactaaTCTGGGTCCGGCTACGCACGCAACGATCAGGGGGACTCGGTCTTAAAAGTTTTGTTTGCTCCATTCAATTTTTTCTTACCGAAGAGCTCAGTTTTCTAAATATCAGATGACGTATCCAACTTTAAAAATGCCCCCACCATAGTCCCATTTTACGCCGCTTAATTTATTTACCCCTACGGAATAACAATTGGTCgggataatttttatttattaaaatagacAGATGTTTTTTAATGGCTTATtcctatttaaaaaattattattttttaatatattataacaaattattttttaaaaacattgatATAATTAGTAGAACTaatgcggaaagcatccgacgatcgaacccaaattttgataatgacaaagggttcaaagttaagtcttgttgttatctaacatgttgaatgagtatttcaggaaagtcctaactgttgttaggtaggtgaaaaccctagggggtagtaaccctaggtcctagggggcggtaaccctaggtggagaaaagttctaactgcgattaggcaaagggaaaaccctaggaggtgggaaccctaggtcatagggggtggtaaccctatgcggaaagtcttggcaggtcgatggcttcaggcaaaa contains:
- the LOC122012084 gene encoding F-box/LRR-repeat protein At3g48880-like, coding for MVFVSSPSLSHLSSNMLKAAVEEEGDRRWDEMQADCLINIFRRLAIGDLAVAVPFVCKSWYRASLDPSCWRRLNFRSLDFTPWSPFSRAFALRYRLHSPLSFSAFLRFALHRSRGVVDQLAFPLSSAVSIHDLAYASVKCPRLKALALPDNLMLEDDLRIPELVRRWKDLEHLEMETKPSSFLEAVAEIGRNCPRFVGLKVRGLIGREDAKALARCLPELKHLELSKSYLTKDELLVVIGGCRKLETLTVKDCLGFQADDEILKLVSRIERFEHEGSTLLDDYGYETDESEQQTGFFHR